The following are from one region of the Rosistilla carotiformis genome:
- a CDS encoding GxxExxY protein gives MSDDLTEKIIGAAIEVHRVLGPGLLESIYEEALCYELHIRGIACERQKEIDVMYKGHIIKGQKLDLMVEGEVVVELKAVQKLPDVATAQTLSYLKSTGLRRALLMNFGQARLVDGIKRLSL, from the coding sequence ATGAGCGATGACCTGACAGAGAAGATAATTGGGGCCGCGATTGAGGTGCATCGTGTTTTGGGCCCGGGGTTACTGGAGTCTATCTACGAGGAAGCACTTTGTTATGAACTCCACATACGTGGCATCGCATGCGAACGACAAAAAGAAATCGATGTGATGTATAAGGGACACATCATCAAGGGACAAAAGCTTGATCTAATGGTTGAGGGTGAGGTGGTCGTGGAATTGAAAGCGGTCCAAAAGCTTCCCGACGTGGCTACGGCTCAAACGTTGTCCTATCTCAAATCCACTGGATTGAGGCGGGCACTACTCATGAATTTCGGTCAGGCGAGGCTTGTTGACGGCATAAAGCGACTTTCTCTGTAA
- the pepT gene encoding peptidase T — MIVPVNRERLLQRFLQYVQIGTAADPHSETYPSSPQQKDLSRVLAEQLVELGVADAHMDDHGLVWGTVPANVAGASAIALNSHVDTSPEAPGDDVKPQVIVYQGGDIPLPEDNQVIRVADCPELADLVGKTLITTDGTTLLGGDDKAGVAIIMELVATLIENPQLPHGPVKILFSCDEEIGHGTDKIDLAQLDAVAAYTLDGGGAGDLDVETFSADGVRVTFTGRNIHPSIGKGRMVNATRAAGFFLQQLPDDSLSPESTDGRDGFIHPYEIEGGVGRAELRVLLRSFDTAELTQYADRLRQAATATEKQYPGLAVRVEVKPQYRNMADGLRENPRVADLAEQAFRNLGRPVRRSIIRGGTDGSALTEKGLPTPNLSSGQHAIHSLHEFACLEEMIQAVEHLQELLRLWSEVSA, encoded by the coding sequence ATGATTGTTCCTGTTAACCGCGAGCGTCTGCTGCAACGTTTCCTGCAATATGTTCAGATCGGCACTGCGGCCGACCCGCACAGCGAGACCTATCCCAGCAGTCCGCAGCAGAAGGATTTGAGCCGCGTGTTGGCGGAGCAATTGGTAGAACTGGGCGTAGCCGATGCGCACATGGACGACCACGGTTTGGTCTGGGGAACGGTCCCAGCAAACGTCGCTGGCGCTTCGGCGATCGCACTGAACTCCCATGTCGATACATCGCCCGAAGCTCCCGGCGACGATGTGAAGCCGCAGGTGATCGTTTATCAGGGAGGCGATATTCCGCTGCCCGAAGACAATCAAGTCATCCGCGTCGCCGACTGTCCCGAACTGGCCGATCTGGTCGGCAAGACCTTGATCACCACCGATGGCACGACGCTGTTGGGAGGCGATGACAAAGCGGGCGTGGCGATCATCATGGAATTGGTGGCGACGCTGATCGAAAATCCGCAACTGCCCCACGGTCCGGTCAAGATCTTGTTCAGCTGCGACGAAGAAATCGGACACGGCACCGACAAGATCGACTTGGCTCAATTGGATGCCGTCGCCGCTTACACGTTGGACGGTGGCGGAGCGGGAGATTTGGACGTCGAAACTTTTTCGGCCGATGGGGTGCGGGTCACCTTTACCGGGCGGAACATCCATCCGTCGATCGGCAAAGGGCGGATGGTCAACGCGACGCGCGCGGCGGGCTTCTTTCTGCAGCAGTTGCCCGACGATTCGCTATCTCCCGAATCGACCGATGGCCGCGACGGATTCATCCATCCGTATGAGATCGAAGGTGGCGTCGGCCGGGCGGAATTACGCGTGCTGTTGAGGAGCTTCGATACGGCGGAGCTGACTCAATACGCCGATCGACTGCGGCAAGCGGCAACGGCGACTGAAAAGCAATATCCCGGTCTCGCGGTCCGCGTCGAAGTCAAACCGCAATACCGCAACATGGCCGACGGTTTGCGAGAGAATCCGCGGGTGGCCGATCTGGCGGAGCAGGCGTTCCGAAACCTGGGCCGCCCGGTCCGACGCAGCATCATCCGCGGCGGGACCGATGGTTCGGCGTTGACGGAGAAGGGGCTGCCGACGCCAAACCTCTCCAGCGGTCAGCACGCGATCCATTCGCTACACGAATTCGCATGCCTGGAAGAGATGATCCAGGCGGTCGAGCACCTGCAGGAATTGTTGCGGTTGTGGTCGGAGGTTTCGGCCTGA
- a CDS encoding M1 family metallopeptidase yields the protein MVVFFRRSSLPILALAILIAHAAIEPVASQAQPRPNNKYGQTDDFRQIDQWLPTPNKYRSASGMPGPEYWQQRADYKIDVRLDDQNQKITGSETIHYHNHAPEPLGFLWIQLDQNIFEPGSDAIATATAPNLSDRASFNTIRSLLARESFEGGFKIHGVTDAEGGPLKYTIVKTMMRIDLPTPLPPGESTTVKIRFDYLINDSKLIHARTGYEFFEKDGNYIYEIAHWYPRVAAFTDYEGWQNKQFLGRGEFTLELGDFEVRITAPEDHIVAATGVLQNGEEVLTETQRERLEKAKTAKEPVFVVTPEEALKNQKDRSKQDKTWVYHAENVRDFAWASSRKFIWDAQGHDQNENPVMAMSYYPNEAEPLWSKYSTHAIIHTLDVYSRYTFDYPYPIAISVNGPVYGMEYPMICFNGPRPEEDKTYTARTKYGLISVIIHEVGHNYFPMIVNSDERQWTWMDEGLNTFLQYLAEQEWEEDYPSKRGEPEDITGYMRSSGQVPIMTNSESILQFGSNAYGKPATALNILRETILGRELFDFAFREYARRWKFKRPTPADFFRTMEDASGVDLDWFWNGWFYSTDHVDLAIRDVKLYQIDSSDPDEEAERKRQEKDKRRPSLSAERNEPLQKRIDLFPGLKDFYNDFDELEVTEDSRKAFQKFVESLNAEEKQLIRRKTNFYVLTFENVGGLVMPIIAEIRYTDGSKQMLEIPAEIWRTNNKTVSKLVITDKELDRIELDPRHQLADTDASNNFYPPRIVPSRFKLYKDKKSSNPMRKANEAKKKSDADKGKESSEEEAAEKKPVAKAETAKPAAASKPAPQPATAEAAE from the coding sequence ATGGTCGTGTTCTTTCGACGATCCTCTCTTCCCATCCTGGCCTTGGCGATTTTGATTGCCCACGCTGCCATCGAACCGGTAGCCAGCCAAGCTCAACCGCGGCCGAACAATAAATACGGTCAGACCGATGATTTTCGGCAGATCGACCAGTGGCTGCCAACGCCCAATAAATACCGCTCCGCATCGGGAATGCCCGGCCCGGAATATTGGCAGCAGCGAGCCGACTACAAGATCGACGTGCGGTTAGACGACCAGAACCAGAAGATCACCGGCAGCGAAACGATCCACTACCACAACCACGCTCCCGAGCCGCTGGGGTTCCTGTGGATCCAATTGGACCAGAACATCTTTGAACCGGGATCCGACGCGATCGCAACCGCGACGGCACCGAATCTCTCCGACCGCGCATCCTTTAATACGATTCGATCGCTCCTTGCACGGGAATCGTTTGAAGGAGGCTTCAAGATCCACGGCGTGACCGATGCCGAGGGCGGACCGCTGAAATACACGATCGTCAAGACGATGATGCGGATCGATCTGCCCACGCCACTGCCGCCTGGCGAATCGACGACCGTCAAAATTCGCTTCGACTACTTGATTAACGACAGCAAACTAATTCACGCCCGGACGGGGTACGAGTTCTTCGAGAAAGATGGCAACTACATCTACGAGATCGCGCACTGGTATCCACGCGTCGCCGCGTTCACCGATTACGAAGGCTGGCAGAACAAACAGTTCTTGGGACGCGGTGAGTTCACGCTGGAGCTAGGCGATTTCGAGGTCCGGATCACCGCTCCAGAAGATCACATCGTCGCGGCGACCGGCGTGTTGCAAAACGGCGAAGAAGTGCTCACCGAAACGCAGCGGGAGCGGCTGGAAAAGGCGAAGACCGCCAAAGAACCTGTCTTCGTCGTCACGCCTGAAGAAGCTTTGAAGAATCAGAAGGATCGCAGCAAGCAGGACAAGACCTGGGTCTACCATGCTGAAAACGTTCGCGATTTCGCATGGGCCAGCAGTCGCAAGTTCATCTGGGACGCTCAAGGTCACGACCAAAACGAGAACCCCGTGATGGCGATGTCGTATTATCCGAACGAAGCCGAACCGTTGTGGAGCAAGTATTCGACACACGCGATCATCCACACGTTGGACGTCTACAGCCGCTACACCTTCGATTACCCCTACCCGATCGCGATCAGTGTCAACGGTCCGGTCTACGGGATGGAGTATCCGATGATCTGTTTCAACGGGCCGCGACCGGAGGAGGATAAGACCTACACCGCCCGGACCAAATACGGATTGATCTCGGTGATCATCCACGAGGTCGGGCACAATTATTTCCCGATGATCGTCAACAGCGACGAACGGCAATGGACCTGGATGGACGAGGGGCTCAATACGTTTTTGCAGTACCTCGCCGAACAGGAATGGGAAGAGGATTACCCGAGCAAGCGAGGGGAGCCGGAGGATATCACCGGTTACATGCGCAGCAGCGGCCAGGTGCCGATCATGACCAACAGCGAATCGATCCTGCAGTTTGGCAGCAACGCCTACGGCAAACCGGCGACGGCGCTGAACATCTTGCGAGAAACGATCCTGGGCCGCGAGCTGTTCGATTTTGCCTTCCGCGAATACGCCCGTCGCTGGAAATTCAAACGCCCCACGCCGGCCGATTTCTTCCGCACGATGGAAGATGCTTCGGGAGTCGACCTGGATTGGTTTTGGAACGGATGGTTTTACAGCACCGACCACGTCGATCTCGCGATCCGCGACGTCAAGCTGTATCAGATCGACAGCTCCGATCCCGATGAAGAGGCCGAACGCAAGCGTCAGGAAAAAGATAAGCGGCGGCCATCGCTGTCGGCTGAGCGGAACGAACCGCTGCAAAAACGGATCGATCTGTTCCCTGGCCTGAAAGACTTTTACAACGACTTCGACGAACTGGAAGTCACCGAGGATTCGCGGAAAGCGTTTCAGAAGTTTGTCGAAAGCCTGAACGCCGAAGAGAAACAACTGATCCGTCGCAAGACGAACTTCTACGTCCTGACCTTTGAAAACGTTGGCGGTCTGGTGATGCCGATCATCGCCGAGATCCGCTACACCGACGGATCGAAACAGATGTTGGAGATTCCGGCGGAGATCTGGCGAACGAACAACAAGACGGTTTCCAAACTGGTGATCACCGACAAGGAACTCGACCGAATCGAGCTCGATCCGCGACACCAGTTGGCCGACACCGATGCGTCGAACAACTTCTATCCGCCGCGGATCGTCCCCAGCCGATTTAAGTTGTACAAGGACAAGAAATCGTCCAACCCGATGCGAAAGGCAAACGAAGCAAAGAAGAAGTCGGACGCTGACAAGGGGAAAGAGTCGAGCGAAGAAGAGGCTGCGGAGAAGAAGCCTGTTGCCAAAGCCGAAACAGCCAAGCCGGCTGCGGCATCGAAGCCCGCACCCCAACCTGCAACTGCGGAGGCGGCCGAATGA